In the bacterium SCSIO 12741 genome, TCCTTTTTGTCTTTGGTTGGGGTGTTCACCCCTTGCTTCATCCTTTTAAACCAACTCATACGCGTCCTTCATTAACCGGATAAAATTAAAGAAAATCAAGCGAGCGTTACCTGAGACTCCAAGTATACGTCTTGAACCGCTTGAATTAGATTAACTCCTTCTGCGACCGGTTTTTGGAAGGCTTTACGTCCCATGATCAATCCTTGACCACCAGCACGTTTGTTTACTACAGCTGTCATTACGGCTTCTTGCAAGTCAGAGTCTCCTGCAGAAGCACCACCTGAGTTGATCAATCCGATTTTACCCATGTAGCAGTTTGCCACTTGGTAGCGTACCAAGTCAATGGGGTGATCAGAGGACAATTCGCTGTATACTTTATCGTGGGTCTTACCAAAGCCAACAGCGTTGAATCCGCCGTTGTTGGTAGCCATCTTTTGCTTAATGATATCGGCTTGGATAGTTACACCGATGTGGTTTGCTTGTCCAGTCAAGTCAGCTGCAGTGTGGTAGTCTACACCGTCTTTCTTGAATCCGGAGTTACGCAAGTAGCACCATAGAATGGTAGCCATTCCCAATTCGTGAGCACGCTCAAATGCCTCAGCAATTTCCACAATTTGGCGCTCGGCCTGATCAGATCCAAAGTAGATAGTTGCACCAACAGCGGTAGCACCCATGTTCCAGGCATCCTCAACGGAACCGAAAGAAATCTGATTAAAGGTATTGGGATAAGTCATCAATTCATTGTGATTAATCTTTACAATGAAAGGAATCTTGTGGGCATATTTACGAGAGCATTTAGCCAAAACACCAAACGTGGAAGCAACTCCGTTACATCCAGCTTCGATAGCCAGCTCAACGATATTATCGGGGTTAAAATAACGAGGGTTTGGAGCAAAAGAAGCCGCAGCCGAGTGCTCAATTCCCTGGTCAACCGGAAGGATAGACAAGTATCCAGAACCACCTAAGCGTCCATGATTGTACAATCTGGCCAGGCTGTTCAATACCTGGTTGCTTCGGTTTGACTGAATGAATTCACCGGAAACAAAATCCGGGTTGGGTTGAGCGATGTCCTCTTTGGCAATCGTCTGGCTTGTGTGGTCGAGTAAGTAACTCGCTTTATCTCCTAATAATTCTTGTATCCGGGCA is a window encoding:
- a CDS encoding class I fructose-bisphosphate aldolase — translated: MSTYARIQELLGDKASYLLDHTSQTIAKEDIAQPNPDFVSGEFIQSNRSNQVLNSLARLYNHGRLGGSGYLSILPVDQGIEHSAAASFAPNPRYFNPDNIVELAIEAGCNGVASTFGVLAKCSRKYAHKIPFIVKINHNELMTYPNTFNQISFGSVEDAWNMGATAVGATIYFGSDQAERQIVEIAEAFERAHELGMATILWCYLRNSGFKKDGVDYHTAADLTGQANHIGVTIQADIIKQKMATNNGGFNAVGFGKTHDKVYSELSSDHPIDLVRYQVANCYMGKIGLINSGGASAGDSDLQEAVMTAVVNKRAGGQGLIMGRKAFQKPVAEGVNLIQAVQDVYLESQVTLA